Proteins from one Nicotiana tabacum cultivar K326 chromosome 23, ASM71507v2, whole genome shotgun sequence genomic window:
- the LOC142177107 gene encoding uncharacterized protein LOC142177107 — protein sequence MEPFQKKGLIERYKRRLNMETAYTNINGQIWLFFDAVVEWELVEDTEQQVTVRVFHHDLGQHMIMTFVYAKCSAIERLELWDHLYYLASDMELPWLVGGDFNVLLHEDEKIGGLPVHPTEYEEFAFCVNSCGLFEQGYKGSLFIWWNGRSNSECIFKRLDRIFVNLPFQNMLPTIEVEHLIRTGSDHAPLLMTCGVQTTKFVKPFRFLNFWTKHATFMDVVRQNWEADFIGDPFLMFKQKIKRVKAALSKWNRETFDDIFKQLSILEDIVRVKEMLFEEEPTTENRIVLQKAKSELKKHLNIEEQFWKQKAGMNWFAEGDRNTSFFHNHVNGKRKKLQLKRIKSGSGV from the coding sequence ATGGAGCCTTTTCAAAAGAAGGGACTCATTGAGAGATATAAAAGGAGGTTGAATATGGAGACTGCTTATACAAATATTAATGGGCAAATATGGTTGTTCTTCGATGCAGTTGTGGAATGGGAATTAGTGGAGGATACTGAGCAACAGGTGACTGTGAGAGTGTTTCACCATGACCTGGGGCAGCACATGATAATgacatttgtttatgcaaaatgttcaGCAATTGAGAGGTTGGAGTTGTGGGATCACTTGTATTATTTAGCAAGTGATATGGAATTACCATGGTtggtaggaggggatttcaatgtgtTATTGCATGAAGATGAGAAAATAGGGGGACTTCCAGTACACCCTACTGAATATGAGGAATTTGCATTTTGTGTAAACTCTTGTGGTTTGTTTGAGCAAGGCTACAAAGGAAGTCTATTCATATGGTGGAATGGGAGATCCAATTCTGAGTGTATATTCAAGAGATTGGATAGGATCTTTGTGAATTTACCATTTCAGAACATGTTGCCAACTATTGAAGTTGAGCATCTAATCAGAACTGGATCAGATCATGCACCATTGCTAATGACATGTGGGGTGCAGACAACCAAGTTTGTCAAGCCTTTCAGATTCTTGAACTTTTGGACAAAGCATGCTACATTTATGGATGTGGTGAGGCAGAATTGGGAAGCTGATTTCATAGGGGATCCGTTTCTGATGTTCAAGCAGAAAATCAAGAGGGTGAAGGCAGCACTCTCAAAATGGAATAGGGAAACATTTGATGATATCTTCAAGCAACTGTCTATTTTGGAGGACATTGTTAGGGTGAAGGAGATGTTGTTTGAAGAAGAGCCTACAACTGAGAATAGGATTGTGCTTCAAAAGGCTAAATCTGAATTGAAGAAACACTTGAATATTGAGGAGCAGTTTTGGAAGCAAAAAGCTGGGATGAATTGGTTTGCTGAAGGAGATAGGAATACAAGTTTCTTTCACAACCATGTCAATGGTAAAAGAAAGAAATTGCAACTGAAGAGGATCAAAAGTGGCAGTGGGGTATAG
- the LOC107796035 gene encoding LOB domain-containing protein 19-like, with protein sequence MNGGCGGADREYNNNNNNNVVGGGGGGPCGACKFLRRKCVRGCIFAPYFDSDQGTAHFAAVHKVFGASNASKLLLRIPAHKRLDAVVTLCYEALARVRDPIYGCVAHIFTLQQQVVTLQAELAYVQARLSTLPHLPMRQSPITPTGLQSSSDIFCTTSSISSSSNNMEYPQFDITAGLSDSFDEKELENFELHTLARELVSRHLPGVRFRPSP encoded by the exons atgaACGGTGGCTGTGGTGGTGCTGATCGTGagtataataacaataacaacaataatgtTGTAGGTGGAGGAGGTGGCGGGCCTTGTGGTGCATGCAAGTTTCTTAGAAGAAAATGTGTGAGGGGATGCATATTTGCACCTTATTTTGATTCTGATCAAGGCACTGCTCATTTTGCTGCTGTACATAAGGTGTTTGGTGCTAGCAATGCCTCTAAATTGCTGCTCAGAATTCCAGCGCATAAACGTCTGGATGCTGTCGTTACACTTTGCTATGAGGCTCTTGCTAGAGTTAGAGACCCTATCTATGGTTGTGTTGCTCACATCTTTACTCTTCAGCAACAG GTTGTAACTTTGCAAGCTGAGTTAGCATATGTTCAAGCCCGCCTTTCTACCCTACCACACCTACCTATGCGACAAAGTCCAATTACACCAACAGGGCTGCAATCATCTTCAGATATCTTCTGCACTACTTCAAGCATATCATCTTCAAGTAATAATATGGAATATCCTCAATTTGACATAACTGCAGGTTTAAGTGATTCGTTCGATGAAAAAGAACTGGAGAACTTTGAGCTCCATACATTAGCACGAGAGTTGGTTTCTAGACACTTACCTGGAGTCAGATTTAGACCTTCACCATGA